In the genome of Bremerella sp. P1, the window GCCGGGTGGTTCGATTCCGGAAATTCGCGATCGCATCCAGTCCGCCTGGAATGCCAAGGTAATCGACCATAGCGGTGCCACGGAAGTCGGTCCATGGGGGTTTTCTGACGCCGACCAAACGGGCGTCTACGTCAACGAAGCTTACTTCCTACCGGAGTTCATTTCGGTCGATACCGGGACAGCGGCCGCCGAAGGGGAACTTTCAGAACTGATTATCACTACGCTGGGTAGAAACGGTTCGCCAGTGATCCGCTATCGCACCGGCGACCTTGTGAAGCCACGCTGGAACACCGCCGGCCGCTGCAATTTTGTGCTGCTGGAAGGAGGCGTGCTCGGTCGCACCGATGACATGATGATCATCCGCGGCGTGAATGTCTTTCCGACCTCGATCGAACAGATCCTCCGTGGCTTTCCCGAAGTGATTGAGTATCGCCTGACGGCTGTAAAGCGAGGCGAAATGGACGCAATTTCCGTGGAAGTCGAAGACCGTAAACAAGAGCCGGAGCGGATCGCTCAGGAGTTGCAACTGCGACTCGGCCTGAAGGTCGAAGTTCAATTGGTCGAAGCAGGCACCTTGCCCCGCTTTGAAGGAAAAGGCCGCCGCTTTATCGATTCACGAAAGGGGTAGCCTGAATGACAGCCCAACCCACTGCTCTTGCCTTGCTGCCTGATGGACGTCTGCGGATCGATTGGAGTGACGATACCGTCCGCGTTTACAAGCCACGCGAATTGCGAGAAGCGAGCCCAGACGCGCTGACGCGTGAGAAGAAATCGCACGAAGCCGAGAAACCGGCCAGCCAACTGACCATCTTGAGCCCAGCCGAGATGGCACCCCTTACCATCAAAGGCATGAATCCGGTCGGTCACTACGCATACCAAATCGTGTTTAGTGACGGCCACGATTCCGGCATCTACCGGTATGAATATCTCTACGAACTCGGCGAGCCGTTGGAAGTTTAACTGGCAGCTACACGTCTAAGTAGAACTCGTGCAGGAACTGGCCCACAAAGTCGCCGTGCAGGTAAACCTGGACACATACGGAGACCAGCATGAAGATCCCCACAACGACCAGGAAGATACCGTAGGGATTGACCGAAAGTTTTTCGTGCCGGCGAACGACTTGAGTCAGGGCCAATTCCAATTGACGCCAGCCCGAGAAGTCTTGCCGGGGGCCAACCGATTTGATCAAGACGTTACGCGTCCCGTAGTCTTCTTCCATGATCAAATGCAACTGGAGCGTTGGCAGAAATAGCGATTCGCCTGCCCAGCGAGCAGAAGGATCAAGGCCATCCGCCACTTCTCGCAAAAGGGGCCGCAGATGCTTAATCGTTGTGTTATAAGCCACGATCCGTGGTCGCCGCGTCAATATGAAGAAGGCCACCATCAGAAAATAAAGCGTCAGCATCATCAGCCAGGCGTACGGACCATAGACGCTAATCGACCAACTTGGCATCATCAGAGCCAGCGGTCCGATCAACGCGAGACCACTTAGACCAATCGACAAGGCCAATGCATCTCGGCCACCTGAAGTGATGAACGGTCCCCTGCGCAAATTGATAAAGCCAATCAGCGCGAGATAGGCCGCCAGCGGGCAGATGGCAATTGCCAGTCGTACAGGGTCGCCCGTCAAATCGCCGGTCATGATCGATTCCCGATAGAGTTTCTTAGGTCGGGTCTCATTTTAGGTCGCGCCAGCAAGTACGGTCAATCGACCACTTCAGAAGCAAGCAGCATCAGCGGCAAGTCGATAGACAGATTGCCGCCGAGATCTTTGCCGCAAAAAGTAGAAAATCTTCTATGCAACCAGCTCAACATTGGCAATGCCGTGCAGTTTGCACAGGCGAAAAACGTCGGCCAGATGATCAAAGCGGCAAGCAGATGCCGCAAAAATACGCACATGCGTTTGCTCGCAACGATCGTTACCACACAGCTTTGCGAGCAACTCGGTCAGTGCGATCATCTTGCCGTCGACGAACGTTTTGCCCGTCGGCGATAACACCACATCGAGTCGATCTGAAGCCGATGTGCCCGCCAAATGAAAATGTCGAGGTGCGATCATCTCTCTCGTTCGCCAATCCCCAAGGGTCAAGTTACCAATGTGTTTAGGACCCGAAGTTTGCCTGAGAAGTTCACTTGGCGTCTGCCAAAAAGCTACTTCCTCACTTCGAGATTCAGCCGTTAGTGCACTTTATGTGCCAATGAAACTAGCTACGGCTGAGAACCTGACCCTCAATGATTGTCGGACGAACTCCTTGTTCCTTGGAATGTTGTTTGTGAATCGTCGATCTGCCAAAAATGCCTTGGAAGAACGATCGAGCCGCCTCACTTGCCATCCTGGCCAGTAGCATTACCGCCCCTACCGCTGCCATCAGTAAGGTCACACCTATTGCCACAAATGCGGAAATAGCGGCGGCAATGAGCCAAATCATGGTCTCTACGACGCTGGGCTGTCGGTAGTTCATGGTTCTAGATTACTTTCTTGAATCCCTAATCAGCGATACGTGAAGTTCTGATGCTACTTCGCGAGAATCGTTTCGATCTTGGTCAAAAAGTCAATCCAGACCTATGGGCTGCGGGACACAGAACATCGATAAGTGTGTGCCGCCCAACTGTTTGGCATCAATCCACTTGTGATTCCCTGCCGGGGGTGTCACAATGCGACTCGTTGCCAACGCCCAGCAATATAGCACCGCACCACCGGTTTGGGTTACTAGGTGAGCAATAAATTCTCACTTTTTACCAGAAAACCAACATGGCGGCGGTTACTCTCCCATTAGGCCGAGTGGCGGAACTGGCAGACGCACAGGACTTAAAATCCTGCGAGGGGTAACCCTCGTGCGGGTTCGATCCCCGCCTCGGCCACTACGTCAAAGCCCGTCAAGAAACGCCCAAAAGCCTTTCCTGACGGGCTTTACGCATTTCCAGGCTCCGCAGATCTCCCACGAGCCAGAACGCCAGGAGACGCCAAGGAACGCCACCAAACGGCACGAGGTTGTGCAAACCACTGTGCGAACCAAAGCAACACCCCCTACCCCTCCTTCGTGGAGCCTCCAAGGTTCTCAAGCACCCCCAGAAGACGCTCATTCAGAGCCTCCGCCTTGGCCAGTCGCTCAGCCAACTCGCCCTGGCCAGCCTTCGGCTCCTCCGCCTCACCGAAAAACTTTCGCCGCTTCTCCGCAGCACCGGCCAGCGACTGAGCCGCGTTCAGATAGTATCGCTCCGTCGTCACCGAGGTGGAGTGGCCAAGGTAACGGCTCGCCTCCGCAGTCGGCACACCAGCGGCAACAAGCTCTGTGCCGCAGGTCGAACGATACTCCTGGGGAGTTGGCCGCTGATCTACTGGAATCCCCGCAGCATCAGCAATCGCGTCCCAGTCGAAATAAAAAGCACGAATATCCTTCCCAGTCCAAGGCAAGATCGGCTCTGATCCCTTAGGTTTCCCGGATTCCACGAACCAGCTGTCCAACAATTCGTGAAGGGCGACAGCAGGGAGTTCGCGTTCTCGTCGTGCTTTGTTGCCGCTACCATCGCTTGGGATCGTCAGGGTCTGCTTTCTGCGGTTCCAGTTCTTCCAGGGGATAGCCATGATTTCGCAGCGTCGTGCTCCGAGTTCTTCCAACAGGAGGAGATACAGCCGCCACCAGGATTTGCTGCGTTGCTTCAGGACGAGATCGTCCTTGTCCAATGCTGCGAGCATCGCTTGTCGGATACTGGGATCGATGACGGTTGGATTCTTGAGGTCTTCGCGGACGATCAGCCCTTTGAACTTCGTGGTTCCGACCTGATGGTTCTGCTCGACGGCCCAGTTGATGGCAGTTCTGATCGAGCGAAGATCCTTGTTGACGGTTGGGGGTACCACAGATTCGAGTCGCTTGCCGATGAAGCCCTGAAGGACCGGGATGGTCACCTCGTCAAGCCAAAGGTCGCCCATGGCTTTCTGGAAGTTGTCGAGGCTCTGCTTATAGGCTGCTATGGTTAGCGGTCGTGTTCTGCCTTTCTTGCCGTCGAGGAACGCTTTGCTGAATTCCGACCATTTGATGCGGGTTGGCTTGGCTGTGCTGATGCCCCAGGGTGCCAGGGCGAGTTGTCGTTCCTTCTCACGGCGGATTTGATTTGCCACGGACTTATCGCGGGTCTTTGTGGTTTCGTAGGCGTATTTGCCGTTTGGCTGTTTCCACTTCATGACCCAGGTTTTGCTTTTGGTCTTCTTGCCGCTTTTGGTAACGGTTGGTTGGTAGAGCGTGACGGTCGCCATCGCTGTCTACTTGTCGTTCAGAAATGAAAAATGGTCCGACACCAGCGGACCATTGAGGAGGCTCAAGAACAAGTTTTGGGATGGCGAATCTAGAGCTTGTCGATGAAGGCAATGATGTCCTTTTCGAGCCAGCGTCGTTGTGTTCCGAGCTTCTTCGGCACGGGCAGCTGGCCTCGTTCGATCATTCGGTCGATTTCTCGGATCGACACGCCGAGTACAGCTGCGACGCCTTTGGTGTCGAGTAAGCGTTTGCCTTTTGGGAAGCCTTCGGGGATGGGGAGTTCGTTCTTGCGGGGTGCCATCCAGAGAAAATCAGCCATTGGGTTTGGTTCCTTACAGGTACAGTTTTTGCCGTGTGTTGCAAGGTTGTGGTGGTTGGTTAACTGCTCGGATCGAGATCGAAGCGGTTATGGTTTACAGGGATTCGAGGTAGTCGAGGATGTCGGCCTTCCGCCAGCGGTACAGGCGACCGATACGCTTGAACGGAGGGAGCCGCCCATCCTTACGCATCCGTCTAACCGTCTTGATCGAGACACCAAGCACAGCAGCTACCTGCTCAGAATCCATCAGGATTTCGCGGTCAGGAAAATCCTGGGGAGGCTCACAGCGTCGCTTAATCGGCACGTACATACTCCTTCTCCTTCAGCCGACGCGCACGCTGGCCCAGGTAGCGTTTGATGGTGCCGAAATGCTTCTCCGTATCGAACCGAAAAGCCTTCCATTCCCCGAGGAAAATGTGGAGTTCAGAATCGATTAGTTGGACCTGCAAATAATGCCCTCGGTACAGGAAGTAGGACACAGGCTCATCGTCAAACCAAAACGTCCGAACCTCAGCACCTAAGCAGCACCCAAGCGATTCCAAAACATCATCTGTCGGTCGCAGATTGCTGCGAGTCAGAGCAGCAGTAATGACACGCTGGAACGACAGGGGTTGGCTCTGGTGATGCGGAGAATCAAACAGGCATCGGATGAGTAGGCCGTCATAGAGCAAGACATAACAAGCGACACCGAAATCCACATCAAAACGGCCCTGCTCGTGACGGCAGGAATCGCAATGCAATAATTTATTACCATCGATCACGAAATACGCCTCTTCCTGAAGAGGGAGACTGCCTGGAGGGCTGTGATAAGTCAGGTGCTCCCAACCCATCCAGTCAGCTACATAGGACATCTCTGCGTAACGCTTTTGCATTAGCCTTCCTCCTGACCGTTAAGCTGCTCGTCGATCTTGGCCTGCAAAAACGGGAGAACCTGCTCCTCGATCACCTTCAGCATGTGCATGCCGTCAAGAAACTTTCGGCATGACCTGCCCCCACGAATGAAACCAGTCTTTAAGTTGTAGTTTTCAAGGATTCTTCCAGGGGAAGGTGCTGGAGCGTAGCGGAAGCAGCTTCCCCTGGAAGAATTGCCTCCGGTGCCGGTGGACGGTACCCCAGCGAACTGTGCGGGCGTACCGTGTTGTACTCGACGCGCCATCGTTCGATCAACACTTTTGCCTCCAGGAGCGTGTCTAAGAGCTCTCGATCGAGCAGTTCATCGCGTAACTTCCCGTTGAAGGATTCGATATAGCCATTCTCCCACGGGCTGCCTGGTTCAATGTACAAGGTGTTCACCTCGACTCGTTCCAGCCAGTCACGCACCTTTGTGGCGGTGAACTCTGAGCCGTTGTCGCTCCGGATGAAGTCCGGCACGCCTCGGCGAACAAACAGGTCACTAAGCCGCTCCAAGACGTCCTCACTGGTTAGTTGTCGGGCCACGTCGATCGCCAGGCACTCACGTGTGTATTCATCGATCAGTGTCAGCATCCGGAAGGCTCGACCATCGTGCGTTCGGTGATGCACGAAGTCATAGCTCCAGACCTCATCGCGTTGACTCGGCCGCAAGCGAACACACGAACCATCATTAAGCCACAGGCGACGTCGTTTAGGCTGCCTTTTCGGCACTTTCAGGCCTTCACGACGCCACAGGCGTTCAATGCGTTTATGGTTCACCTGCCAACCTTTCCGTCGTAGCATCTCGGTAATTCGCCGATAGCCATAACGGCCGTACTGTTCAGCAAGTTCAATCATCTCCCGGACCAGGCGAGGCTCGTCATCGGGAACCCAGCGAACACGGCGCTGCGTGGAACGAGGCTGTCCCAGCACCCGGCAGGCCCTCCGTTCTGAGACTCGCTCGCGTCCCAAGGTATCTCGCACGTGCTCGACGAATCGCCGTCGCTTGTCCGGGCTCAGAAGTTTCCCGAAGCGGCCTCCTTCAGGATCGCCTTGTCGAGTTCGGCATCAGCCAGCAGTCGCTTCAGGCGAGCGTTCTCTTTCTCGAGCTCTTTCAAACGCTTGGCCTGATCGGTACGAACACCACCATACTCCTTCCGCCAGCGGTAGTACGTCTGCTCTGTGACGCCGATGGCCTTGCAGGCCTGGGCAATTGTCTTGTCCTGCGAAAGAAGCACCTCCGCTTCGCGGAGATGCTGAATGATCTGCTCGGGCGTGAATCTTCTGACCTGCCCCCTTCAACCGCGTCCATTCGGTAAATTAGTTATTTGCTGAGTGAATGCCCATTTGAAGGGAGATTTCTAATGCCTAGAAGACGATTCACGCCGGAGCAGATTATCCAGCATCTCCGCGAAGCAGAGGTGCTTCTTTCTCAGGACAAGACGATTGCCCAGGCCTGCAAGGCGATCGGCGTCACGGAGCAGACGTACTACCGTTGGCGGAAGGAGTACGGTGGCATTCGTACGGACCAAGCCAAGCGGTTAAAAGATCTGGAGAAAGAGAACGCTCGACTGAAGAGACTCCTGGCGGATGCCGAGCTTGACAAGGCGATCCTTAAGGAGGCCGCTTCGGGAAACTTCTGAGCCCGGACAAGCGACGGCGAATCGTCGAGCACGTGCGAGACGCCTTGGGACGCGCGCGAGTCTCGGAACGGCGGGCTTGTCGCGTGCTTGGGCAGCCGCGTTCCACGCAGCGCCGTGCTCGCTGGATTCCCGATGACGAACCTCGCCTGGTCCGGGAGATGATTGAGCTGGCCGAACAGTACGGTCGCTACGGCTATCGGCGAATTACCGAGATGTTGCGACGGAAAGGTTGGCAGGTGAACCATAAACGCATCGAGCGACTATGGCGTCGTGAAGGGCTGAAAGTACCGCAAAGGCAGCCTAAACGACGTCGCCTGTGGTTGAACGATGGTTCGTGTGTTCGCCTGCGGCCAAGTCGTCGCGATGAGGTCTGGAGCTATGACTTCGTACATCACCGTACGCACGATGGCCGAGCCTTCCGGATGCTGACGCTGATCGATGAATATACACGCGAGTGCCTGGCGATCGACGTCGCCCGTCAGTTAACCAGCGAGGAAGTCTTGGAACGCCTCAGTGACCTGTTCGTTCGACGCGGCGTGCCTGACTTCATCCGGAGCGATAATGGCTCCGAGTTCACAGCTACAAAGGTCCGTGACTGGTTAGAGCGAGTCGAGGTGAACACCTTGTACATCGAGCCAGGCAGTCCCTGGGAGAATGGCTACATCGAATCATTCAACGGGAAGCTGCGAGATGAACTACTCGATCGAGAGATCTTCGACACGCTACTGGAGGCAAAAGTGTTGATCGAACGGTGGCGAGTCGAGTACAACACGGTACGCCCGCACAGTTCGCTGGGGTACCGCCCACCGGCACCGGAGGCAATTCTTCCAGGGGAAGGTGCTTCCGCTACGCTACAGCACCTTCCCCTGGAAGAACCCTTGAAGACTATCACTTAAAGACTGGTTTCATTCGCGGGGGCAGGTCAACGCCATCGGGATACTTGCGTGTTGATGCTGTCATACCTACAGCAACCGCACGGTTGTAAACTTTGCTGCGAAAGAACTTCAGGTTGTCACCCACTTCATCAAAGTCGAACTGGAAGTAGCCACCACTTAGGAGCTTGGCCCAGTCTTTCTCAGTAAGCTTGATTTGCGGTACTTCAACAGGGAAACCCTTTACCTTTTTCATCAGTCATACCTCTCCGGAAAACTTGCGTGCGGGATCACTTCTCTAGGTATGTTTGCCGGGAATCTTCGCTCGATGTACTTTGCTAGGCAACACGGACGAACAGCGTCCCCTCAGAAACAGAAAGAGCCCAGGCATTCCATCACCTGGGCTCTTCGATATTGGGCGCTGAGAAACAAACCAGGAGAAACCAGCGCCCTGTGCTGCATGCAATTATTCCGTGTCGTCGATTGCCTGCTGTATGGCAAGAATTAATTCTTCGTTGCTGGTTTCATCAGAGACTAACTCCGAGTAGAGAAAGGTGAAGCTTTGAACTTCCATTGGTGACCCCTCCAAGGACATGAGAAATGGTGAAATAGAAATCCAATTTGGATTAAATACGGCCGAAGAGACTTCGATATTACTACTTCTTCTTGAAGAGGCTGATCGTGGTGTAGGAGGTGTGCCCAGAGCTATCGATAAATTTGAGCTATGGCTGGCCTTGCTAATCCGACGCAAATATTGCACGCGAACTGAGATATCTTTCTCATGCAACCTCGTCAGGGATTAATTGATCGATATTCATTCCTCGCTGCTCTAAGGCATTCCTGAAAAGGTGTTTCCAAACACGAATCATCGACTCCACCTTGAATTGGTTTCTCACGGACATCCCGTTGAAAAGTTGTCTCAAGCGATACCTCGCCGGTGGGTGAGAATCCTGCTCTGTAATGCTGTCTTCTGTCAATGCAATGATCAGCAAACAAAGTGTGACGCCCACAATCGGGCGAGTTTCATCTAGGCCTCCACTTTGAAACATCAGGACTGCTAGAGCAAAAGCATCAGCCTGCAGTTCAAACTCTTTAGAAGGACCTTGCCCTGTATGGCCCAAGAGCACGTGACCAAATTCATGAAACCACACGAACTGTATCGCCGCCAAAGCAAGTAAGCGGTACTCAAGTAGGGATCGAAAGTCGGCAGTTTCCCCTGACGCGGTACAGGTCGGGTATACAATGCCGCCTATCGTCTCACAACGCGCCAATCTAACAACTTCACGAGTCACGAATCTTATATCATCCCGCCGCGCAATCCTTTTTAGTTTATCCTCAATCCTGTCCGGTTCTGTAGCATAGTCCTCTAACTGTACGAAGCAGTAGCACAGAAGATTGGCAACTAGATCGATGGTCTTTTCTAACTGCGGGTACACACAGACGACAGGCACTCCTAAGATGCCTAGACTCGGACTGAAAAAAGCATTCATCTGCCTCTCAAATAGGTTGACGGATCTTACTTTCGAAATAAGTTCAAGAAGACCGCCTACTACGGTAGTTGGCGGCTCCCCGTCTTCGACAGGTGGCGGATCAAATATACTGCTCCAATAATCCTCACCTAGTTCGGTGAAGAATCCGTTCAACGTACTATCAATTAGGATTCGTTTACCGGCAGTGCCGCTTCGTGTCCAATCAAGCAGGCTATCGGATTCAATTACGCTACGATAGTGCTGAGTCTCCCAATCCCTAAGGACTTTCGGAATGCCTTCAGTGCTTTCCAGAACGGACAGTCGCCGTTTCGCCTGACGACGGTGTTCTTCTAGGACCTGTGTAGCAAAGTCTTCCATCGAGACGCCTACACTACCGGCAAATTGGCGGATTGATTCAAGTTCAATGAGTTCGATTCTTTGTTCTAAGCTTAGCACTTGCCTCTCTCCCTACTCGCCGAGCATCCCGGTAACATCCGCTACGAACCCGACTAATTGTTAGCTATATTGGAACCATCTACTAGCATTCACTATTGAGTTGCCGAGGTTCTGATGGATATTTCTGATTTTGACTTCTCCGATGGGCTTGCTGCTTTTTTACAGGAGATACCGGCAACGGACCTGATCCTTCTGCCAAGTGATTCAGACGGCACTTTACCCGTTCTTGGCTTTAATTACAGCCAGAGTGATTTCGACCTTGTGAGAAGATTGCGAGAATCGCGCCTTCCAGTAAGCACATTGTCGAACGAAGCTAGTGTTGCACCTTTGAACTTTGCACCTTCAATACAGGCCATGATTGAGGCTGGAGGTTGGATAGCGCCGACATTATTTTTTAGTGCGGCTGCGACTTCTGAGAACCAGCACATCGTCAGTGTAAGTCTAGGTGTAATAGCGAATTGGCTAACAGAGATCGTCACACCTACGTCATCTGATGTGACACCGCAGAACGAGAATGTGCGGATTAGTATTATTTTGGAGTCCCGCAAGACCAAGACAACCGAGGAAGGTAATAGGCGAATTGACTACGAAGGGTCCATTGAAGGTCTCAACCAATTAGCCCAGCAAATCCAGTCGCTGCTAGACAACGAACGCAAAGCTTAGTCTTTCTTGACGACCCGCCATCCCACCGAAATACTGAATTGGAATTCTTGCCCCCAATTAAGCTTTAGTGTTCTCAAGCTTAGCGATGAACTTCAAACAGGCGAAGGTTGCCCCCTCGTCAGTTACGGTCCCGTCTTCCTGGATCAGGCCCAGACGAGTAACAGCCTCCAACACCTTCGCGTTCTTGATCTGACCACCAGCCTTAGCCACGAAAACAGCTTCCTTGACCTTCCAAGGCAAAGGCGACTCAAGAAGCCAGCGATACACCTTGATGTACCCGGAACGCAAAGGAGAACACAGGTAAGCATCACGCTTAGCATTGCACCCCTCCAGAAAACGCTTCGACTTCGTAGGAAACCGCCGAAGATCCTTAACCGCCAGTTCCAACTGCTCCCGAGAGAAACCGAGATCGGCACAAATCTTATCGGCCTTGCGGTTCAGCTTGAACGGAATGAAAATCTCCATCTCAGGGTCCCAAGGGTCATACAGACCGCAGTTATCGCGAATGTAAACGGCCAGCTTTTTCGCCTCGGTCGAGATATCCGCGAGGAATAATTCTGGCTCAACCGCGATCCATTTAGTCTTGAGCTTGTCGGTCATTGTCACTCTCCGGTTTGGTGTACTGTTGCTGCTGTAGTTTTGAATACGCACGAACCGCATAAGCGA includes:
- a CDS encoding IS3 family transposase (programmed frameshift), whose amino-acid sequence is MPRRRFTPEQIIQHLREAEVLLSQDKTIAQACKAIGVTEQTYYRWRKEYGGIRTDQAKRLKDLEKENARLKRLLADAELDKAILKEAAFGKLLSPDKRRRIVEHVRDALGRARVSERRACRVLGQPRSTQRRARWIPDDEPRLVREMIELAEQYGRYGYRRITEMLRRKGWQVNHKRIERLWRREGLKVPQRQPKRRRLWLNDGSCVRLRPSRRDEVWSYDFVHHRTHDGRAFRMLTLIDEYTRECLAIDVARQLTSEEVLERLSDLFVRRGVPDFIRSDNGSEFTATKVRDWLERVEVNTLYIEPGSPWENGYIESFNGKLRDELLDREIFDTLLEAKVLIERWRVEYNTVRPHSSLGYRPPAPEAILPGEGASATLQHLPLEEPLKTIT
- a CDS encoding DUF971 domain-containing protein: MTAQPTALALLPDGRLRIDWSDDTVRVYKPRELREASPDALTREKKSHEAEKPASQLTILSPAEMAPLTIKGMNPVGHYAYQIVFSDGHDSGIYRYEYLYELGEPLEV
- a CDS encoding helix-turn-helix transcriptional regulator, with the translated sequence MADFLWMAPRKNELPIPEGFPKGKRLLDTKGVAAVLGVSIREIDRMIERGQLPVPKKLGTQRRWLEKDIIAFIDKL
- a CDS encoding helix-turn-helix domain-containing protein; this translates as MYVPIKRRCEPPQDFPDREILMDSEQVAAVLGVSIKTVRRMRKDGRLPPFKRIGRLYRWRKADILDYLESL
- a CDS encoding IS3 family transposase (programmed frameshift) → MIQHLREAEVLLSQDKTIAQACKAIGVTEQTYYRWRKEYGGVRTDQAKRLKELEKENARLKRLLADAELDKAILKEAAFGKLLSPDKRRRFVEHVRDTLGRERVSERRACRVLGQPRSTQRRVRWVPDDEPRLVREMIELAEQYGRYGYRRITEMLRRKGWQVNHKRIERLWRREGLKVPKRQPKRRRLWLNDGSCVRLRPSQRDEVWSYDFVHHRTHDGRAFRMLTLIDEYTRECLAIDVARQLTSEDVLERLSDLFVRRGVPDFIRSDNGSEFTATKVRDWLERVEVNTLYIEPGSPWENGYIESFNGKLRDELLDRELLDTLLEAKVLIERWRVEYNTVRPHSSLGYRPPAPEAILPGEAASATLQHLPLEESLKTTT
- a CDS encoding tyrosine-type recombinase/integrase, which produces MATVTLYQPTVTKSGKKTKSKTWVMKWKQPNGKYAYETTKTRDKSVANQIRREKERQLALAPWGISTAKPTRIKWSEFSKAFLDGKKGRTRPLTIAAYKQSLDNFQKAMGDLWLDEVTIPVLQGFIGKRLESVVPPTVNKDLRSIRTAINWAVEQNHQVGTTKFKGLIVREDLKNPTVIDPSIRQAMLAALDKDDLVLKQRSKSWWRLYLLLLEELGARRCEIMAIPWKNWNRRKQTLTIPSDGSGNKARRERELPAVALHELLDSWFVESGKPKGSEPILPWTGKDIRAFYFDWDAIADAAGIPVDQRPTPQEYRSTCGTELVAAGVPTAEASRYLGHSTSVTTERYYLNAAQSLAGAAEKRRKFFGEAEEPKAGQGELAERLAKAEALNERLLGVLENLGGSTKEG